From Bacillota bacterium, the proteins below share one genomic window:
- a CDS encoding glycoside hydrolase family 2 protein: protein MKIDLRGPWLMYELGCEEESLQVQVPVDTHSALLAAGKIPDPYYGKNELDLQWIGQRDWVFIRDFEVTAELLGCRSVVLNCERLDTITEIYINDQLVGQTDNMFLRYRFEVKGLLREGTNQLKIIFRSAARHAQAISQKLPYPIPMSQYPVQSPHNNLVRKVACHAGWDWGCCLMVAGIYDEIYLHGTSQGRIDYVYTEQTHFSDHCLVDVYVEVDSLIAGTVPLEARLGDQKVVKQVEVQPGYNRLRVQIPVEQPKLWWPAGYGEQNLYDFTVKIFDEVVEKRLGLRKLEILNEEDEIGLSFKVRVNGVEVFAKGANWIPADALPARQTPERLDDLLTSAVKANMNMLRVWGGGQYESDRFYQLCDEKGLLVWQDFMFSCATYPATPTFLDNVRREVIHQVKRLRDYACIALWCGNNECLGALNWFEPSRKNRDRYLVDYDRLYEGTIGEAVRTTDPTRLYWPSSPCGGPGDYSNNWHEDTRGDMHYWRVWHEGRSFDAYRQVRPRFCSEFGYQSFPSLSTIRSFAPEEELNPTSPIMEHHQRHPRGNSLIVEMMTRYFRIPLDFAQFVYLSQVQQALAIKTAVEYWRRLRPVCMGTLYWQLNDLWPVCSWSSLEYSGKWKLLHYVAKRFYAPVLVTAFEEPTGEFAVWAVNDQTVPEEGKLVVKILDFAGNTRWEQQLSVELPAGGAQRLAKYDVAELAPRRDEVFALVELQVKGEILRNEYFFTEYKRCALKEPQIELQVEEQKTAFVVQLTTDFPAFFVSLDPEDILGEFDDNCFTLLPGEKRRLTFTPKQPISLEEFKGHLRLYHLRSTY from the coding sequence ATGAAAATAGATCTACGGGGTCCATGGTTGATGTACGAGCTTGGTTGCGAAGAAGAATCACTCCAGGTACAGGTGCCGGTAGATACCCACAGCGCCCTTTTGGCAGCCGGCAAGATCCCCGATCCTTACTATGGGAAAAACGAGCTGGATTTACAGTGGATCGGTCAGCGGGACTGGGTGTTTATCCGGGATTTTGAAGTTACTGCCGAGCTTCTTGGCTGTAGGTCGGTGGTCTTAAACTGTGAACGACTAGACACCATCACGGAGATCTATATCAATGATCAATTGGTGGGGCAAACCGATAACATGTTTCTTCGTTATCGTTTTGAGGTGAAAGGGCTTCTACGGGAGGGCACGAACCAGCTGAAGATCATCTTCCGCTCTGCCGCACGCCATGCCCAGGCCATCAGCCAAAAGCTGCCCTATCCCATCCCCATGAGTCAGTATCCAGTGCAGTCTCCCCACAATAACCTTGTCCGCAAAGTGGCCTGCCATGCGGGCTGGGATTGGGGTTGCTGTCTGATGGTAGCCGGAATTTACGATGAAATCTACCTCCATGGAACTTCCCAAGGCCGGATAGATTATGTGTACACGGAGCAGACCCATTTTTCGGATCATTGCTTGGTGGATGTTTATGTGGAGGTAGACTCCCTGATTGCCGGGACTGTCCCCTTGGAAGCTAGGCTGGGGGATCAGAAGGTTGTGAAGCAGGTGGAGGTGCAGCCGGGCTACAATCGGTTGCGGGTGCAGATACCGGTGGAGCAGCCGAAGCTTTGGTGGCCCGCGGGGTACGGGGAGCAGAATCTGTACGATTTTACCGTCAAGATCTTCGATGAAGTGGTGGAAAAGCGCCTGGGACTGCGCAAACTAGAGATCCTTAACGAAGAGGACGAGATTGGTCTTTCCTTCAAGGTCCGGGTCAATGGTGTGGAGGTCTTTGCCAAGGGGGCCAATTGGATCCCTGCGGATGCCCTTCCGGCCCGGCAGACCCCCGAACGCCTCGATGATCTGCTCACCAGCGCCGTAAAGGCGAATATGAACATGTTAAGGGTCTGGGGCGGGGGACAATATGAAAGTGACCGGTTCTATCAGTTGTGTGATGAGAAGGGGCTGTTAGTCTGGCAGGATTTTATGTTCTCCTGTGCCACGTATCCTGCCACCCCCACTTTCCTCGATAACGTGCGTCGGGAAGTGATCCATCAGGTGAAACGACTGCGGGATTACGCCTGTATTGCCCTGTGGTGTGGCAATAATGAGTGTTTGGGGGCACTAAACTGGTTTGAACCGTCCCGGAAAAACCGGGACCGTTATCTGGTGGATTATGACCGTCTGTACGAAGGGACGATCGGGGAGGCGGTACGGACGACCGATCCCACCCGGCTGTATTGGCCCAGTTCCCCCTGTGGTGGTCCTGGGGACTACTCCAACAATTGGCACGAAGATACCAGGGGAGATATGCACTATTGGCGGGTTTGGCATGAGGGGAGAAGTTTCGATGCTTACCGGCAGGTACGTCCCCGTTTTTGCTCAGAGTTTGGGTATCAGTCCTTCCCCTCTTTGTCCACCATTCGCTCCTTTGCACCGGAGGAAGAGCTGAACCCCACTTCGCCCATTATGGAACACCACCAACGGCATCCCCGGGGCAATTCCCTTATTGTGGAGATGATGACCCGCTATTTCCGGATCCCCTTGGACTTTGCCCAGTTTGTGTACTTGAGTCAGGTGCAACAGGCCCTGGCCATCAAGACCGCGGTGGAATATTGGCGACGTTTGCGACCGGTGTGCATGGGGACTTTGTACTGGCAGCTAAACGACCTTTGGCCCGTTTGTTCCTGGTCCTCCCTAGAGTATTCGGGGAAGTGGAAGCTGCTCCACTATGTGGCGAAACGCTTCTATGCCCCGGTTCTGGTCACTGCTTTTGAGGAACCGACCGGTGAGTTTGCGGTGTGGGCGGTCAATGACCAGACTGTTCCCGAAGAGGGGAAACTGGTTGTCAAAATTCTTGATTTCGCCGGGAACACCCGGTGGGAGCAGCAGCTTTCGGTGGAGTTGCCCGCAGGCGGTGCCCAACGGCTGGCCAAGTACGATGTGGCGGAACTGGCCCCAAGGCGGGATGAGGTTTTCGCTTTGGTGGAGTTGCAGGTGAAGGGTGAGATCCTACGCAATGAGTACTTCTTTACTGAATACAAGCGCTGTGCGCTGAAAGAGCCCCAGATTGAGCTACAAGTGGAAGAGCAAAAGACCGCGTTTGTGGTCCAGCTTACCACCGATTTTCCTGCGTTCTTTGTGAGCCTAGATCCGGAGGATATCTTAGGTGAGTTTGACGACAACTGCTTCACACTACTTCCGGGGGAAAAACGCCGGCTGACCTTTACCCCCAAACAGCCTATTTCCCTCGAGGAGTTCAAGGGGCACCTTAGGCTTTACCATCTTCGGAGTACCTACTAA